One window of the Triticum dicoccoides isolate Atlit2015 ecotype Zavitan chromosome 3B, WEW_v2.0, whole genome shotgun sequence genome contains the following:
- the LOC119282139 gene encoding uncharacterized protein LOC119282139, translating into MPYSPDYNEQPYLSSLSLSLSLSLSLPTYAGPRAPFLLTAGRPDGHRSFRPRRAISAVERGTWMMAPANHGNAARRKSSVWDDFHRVSVSGAAGACAMATCNRCGSTLQASTKKHGTSHLRRHANSSCCAKRAAERNTKWADELLVEPELDFAGRLIIEGVDGEVDTAAAADDGRLSPNVIPDALPQAPASSSTRFFQKKRERSAKLASHEGETTGDDDHSSRAKDWMPTVVDDNFLLGMDFTLEDWE; encoded by the exons ATGCCATATTCACCAGACTACAACGAACAACCCTAcctaagctctctctctctctctctctctctctctctctctctcccgacgTACGCCGGGCCACGTGCCCCCTTCCTCCTCACCGCCGGTCGGCCAGACGGCCACAGATCGTTTAGACCACGGCGTGCAATCAGTGCAGTGGAGCGAGGAACCTGGATGATGGCGCCGGCGAACCACGGCAACGCAGCGAGGCGCAAGTCCTCCGTGTGGGACGACTTCCACCGCGTCAGCGTCTCGGGCGCCGCCGGAGCGTGCGCCATGGCGACGTGCAACAGGTGCGGCAGCACTCTCCAGGCCAGCACAAAGAAGCACGGGACCTCGCACCTGCGGCGCCACGCCAACAGCAGCTGCTGCGCGAAGCGGGCCGCCGAACGAAACACCAAGTGGGCGGATGAACTCCTGGTCGAGCCTGAGTTGGACTTCGCCGGCCGCCTCATCATCGAAGGAGTGGACGGGGAAGTGGATACGGCGGCCGCCGCAGATGATGGACGTCTTTCCCCCAACGTCATTCCAG ATGCACTGCCCCAGGCACCGGCTTCGTCGTCCACGCGCTTCTTCCAGAAGAAAAGAGAGAG GTCTGCCAAGTTGGCTTCGCACGAAGGAGAGACGACAGGCGACGACGACCATTCTTCTCGTGCAAAGGACTGGATGCCGACCGTCGTCGACGACAATTTcctgcttggcatggattttacttTGGAAGATTGGGAGTGA